In Desulfomonilia bacterium, the genomic window AAAACATTGATGGATTTCTACAGAAAGCAGAAATGGCATGCACTGGGTATGATGGGCACTTTTAAACATTCATTCCTGGATAAGCCTTTATTGATGACCATTGTATTTCTTGCAAGTGTAACAGCTTTTTTAATAACGCTTCCATATCTTTTAAAAAGAAAAAGGGGCCTTTCAGGTTTGCTTGTCTTCTGCGGCTGGGTTCCTTTCATTACTGCAGGGTACCGTTCATATCAGTATCGTAACATGAAGTATTTTTTTCATCTGATACTGCTTTATTTCATATATTTTACAGCACGTTCCAAGGCGCTGATAGAAATAATAAAATGAGCTTTACATGAAGATATGCTCTTTTTCCAATGCCTTGCGAGGCAAAGACTCTAATCTTACCAGATATCAGTAAGAGAAAATAAATAATGACAACAAGACTCGAACATAAAATTGAGAACAACCCGTCAGCTGATTTCCCATCAAAGATTGTCAGGGTCTGTATCACCTCAAGAGATGCCTCTTATCCAGTTGTAATACCAATTAATGAAGTTTTCAGGATAAATGAAATCTTCCATGAGCACACATATTCCATCATGCAGCTGAACAGCCGGAATAAACCCTCAAAAATTATCGATGTCGGGGCAAATATCGGTTTGTTCGCCATATACATGAAATGTCTAAATCCAGAGAATGTCATCCATTGCTTTGAACCTTCTCCAAGCACATTCAGCCTGCTTGAGGAAAATGTGGGCAGTATAAAAGGCATCAACATCTATCCTTATGGCCTGTTTAATTCCGAATGTGTTGCCACGATGTATCTGAACAATGAAAACACGGGAGAAAACTCAATAAAGTCGGGTTCAACCAGGGCTTCAAATTTTAACCCACATTTTGCGTTAGCCATATGATTTAATCTGAAGCAGTTGACGTAAGATAGGATAAGTGCTCCTATTTTTGTTGCTTGAAGACAAAAAGGGAGGAGCACTTAAAAGTGAAGCTAAATGATAGTAGGAAAAGGCAGT contains:
- a CDS encoding FkbM family methyltransferase — its product is MTTRLEHKIENNPSADFPSKIVRVCITSRDASYPVVIPINEVFRINEIFHEHTYSIMQLNSRNKPSKIIDVGANIGLFAIYMKCLNPENVIHCFEPSPSTFSLLEENVGSIKGINIYPYGLFNSECVATMYLNNENTGENSIKSGSTRASNFNPHFALAI